In Aquimarina spinulae, a single window of DNA contains:
- a CDS encoding helix-turn-helix domain-containing protein → MNLIITFFLTTGIVINAIILLLLIKSKTKETPQQLLLLFFSITLFYIIHGYAQVHKLKFLFLSTFVFNEIIEFFTGPLIFVYIKSLFEGKTKLIRKYYIHFVPTLLYLLCVSIPFLISIIKKEFVFNYLKTINDHGDLFGILLMLYFIFYTLYSLKLFNRYKGAMKLNFSNISESDFGWVKRMLIGVLVISCLDVIFTLYEVNVKDLNFETSYLTLVSVIILIIYLGYYGVKQSKILLPDFLINTPEKKDKESKKNEYLSGINDEELNMLKLSLERVMFAEKKYLDEDLTLSTLANAISISDKKLSAFLNQYLKTTFYDYVNKYRVASVKEKIKSPEYNNITLLGIAYESGFKSKTSFNRIFKKETGLSPSQFKSSLQETS, encoded by the coding sequence ATGAATTTAATAATTACCTTTTTTTTAACCACAGGAATCGTTATTAATGCTATTATACTTCTGTTGTTGATAAAATCTAAAACCAAAGAAACACCACAGCAATTACTTCTTTTGTTTTTTTCTATAACCCTATTTTACATTATTCATGGGTATGCACAAGTTCATAAATTAAAATTCTTATTTCTAAGCACTTTTGTGTTTAATGAAATTATTGAATTTTTTACCGGACCTTTGATATTTGTTTATATAAAGTCTCTATTTGAGGGAAAGACAAAACTAATAAGGAAATACTACATTCATTTTGTTCCCACTTTGCTCTATTTGCTATGTGTGTCCATTCCTTTTTTGATCTCAATCATTAAGAAAGAGTTTGTTTTTAACTATTTAAAAACCATCAATGATCATGGAGATCTGTTTGGTATTTTGTTGATGTTGTATTTTATTTTCTACACATTGTATTCATTAAAATTATTTAATAGATATAAAGGTGCAATGAAACTCAATTTTTCAAACATTTCTGAAAGTGATTTTGGTTGGGTGAAACGAATGCTAATCGGTGTGCTCGTGATTTCATGCCTGGATGTGATATTTACTTTATATGAGGTCAACGTCAAAGATTTGAATTTTGAAACCTCGTATTTAACATTAGTCTCAGTAATTATATTGATAATATATTTAGGATATTATGGAGTTAAACAGTCAAAAATTTTACTCCCGGATTTCTTGATCAATACACCAGAAAAAAAAGATAAAGAGAGTAAAAAAAATGAGTACTTATCTGGTATAAATGATGAAGAATTGAATATGCTGAAATTATCACTAGAACGTGTAATGTTTGCTGAGAAAAAGTATTTAGACGAAGATCTTACCTTAAGCACATTAGCAAATGCAATTTCAATTTCTGATAAAAAACTCTCAGCATTTTTAAATCAATATTTGAAAACTACATTTTATGACTATGTGAATAAGTATCGCGTAGCCTCTGTCAAAGAAAAAATAAAATCACCAGAGTATAACAATATCACACTTTTGGGTATTGCATACGAATCTGGCTTTAAATCTAAGACCAGCTTTAATCGAATATTTAAAAAAGAAACTGGTTTGTCTCCTTCTCAATTCAAATCCTCACTTCAGGAAACATCTTAA
- a CDS encoding DUF2938 domain-containing protein — protein MNWILKTIIIGVSATFTMDIWSYILSLFKIKSLDYSLLGRWVGYIPKGKFFHDKIFNSPSLKNELIIGWLSHYIIGISFAFLLVFVCSKNWLTNPTLQPAILIGLVTIVAPFFIMQPAFGLGIALSDIPNPATGRIKSLLAHTIFGIGLYLSATLLNKILTM, from the coding sequence ATGAATTGGATATTAAAAACAATAATTATTGGTGTTAGTGCTACATTTACAATGGATATTTGGTCATATATATTAAGTCTGTTTAAAATAAAATCACTTGACTATAGTCTTCTTGGTCGTTGGGTTGGTTATATACCCAAAGGAAAATTCTTTCATGATAAAATCTTTAATTCCCCCTCATTAAAAAATGAATTGATAATAGGTTGGTTGTCACATTATATAATAGGAATATCATTTGCATTTTTATTGGTATTTGTTTGCAGTAAAAATTGGCTAACTAATCCAACTCTTCAACCTGCGATTTTAATAGGTCTTGTTACCATTGTCGCTCCTTTTTTTATTATGCAGCCCGCATTTGGATTAGGAATTGCATTATCAGATATACCAAATCCAGCTACAGGTAGAATAAAAAGCTTGCTTGCTCATACCATTTTCGGGATAGGATTATACCTAAGTGCAACTCTGTTAAATAAAATATTGACAATGTAA
- a CDS encoding AraC family transcriptional regulator, translating into MQEIPVRKGNVNSNESIFAIKDVKKMLGGKRMTQNLHRHDFFFLLALEQGSGFHEIDFISYDVCAYSIFVLRPGQVHQLTLNKESTGYLLNFNANSYVAHDRVKVALLRKISSLNCYQFDSNSFKKPISVLEAIFQEFTNKDEGYQEVINANLSILLTELSRKIGKDHRGNGTPYSQERLEEFLELLETHSITYKRAAQYAEMMNLSLYQLNAITKSTLGKTCSELINEHIILEAKRYLLATSNQVSSIAYDLGYDDASYFIRFFKKHMGCSPKVFRHNFR; encoded by the coding sequence ATGCAAGAGATTCCGGTAAGAAAAGGTAATGTGAACTCAAACGAGTCTATTTTCGCAATTAAAGATGTTAAGAAGATGTTAGGCGGAAAACGGATGACCCAAAATCTTCACAGGCATGATTTTTTCTTTTTACTTGCACTGGAGCAAGGGTCGGGTTTTCATGAAATAGATTTTATTTCTTATGATGTTTGTGCGTATTCTATATTTGTTCTTCGCCCGGGTCAGGTACATCAGCTTACATTAAATAAGGAGAGCACTGGGTATTTACTTAATTTTAATGCCAATTCTTATGTTGCTCATGATAGGGTAAAGGTAGCATTGCTAAGAAAAATAAGTAGTTTGAACTGTTATCAATTTGATAGTAATAGTTTTAAAAAACCAATATCTGTTTTAGAAGCAATTTTTCAGGAATTTACAAATAAGGATGAGGGGTACCAGGAAGTAATTAATGCAAACTTAAGCATATTACTTACCGAACTTAGTCGAAAAATAGGAAAAGACCATAGGGGTAACGGTACACCATATTCACAAGAACGACTCGAAGAATTTTTAGAACTTTTAGAAACACATAGCATTACCTATAAACGAGCAGCTCAGTATGCAGAAATGATGAACCTTTCTTTATATCAGCTTAATGCCATCACTAAATCTACATTAGGTAAAACATGTTCAGAGTTAATCAATGAACATATAATTTTAGAAGCTAAAAGATATCTTTTGGCTACGTCTAATCAAGTAAGTAGTATAGCTTATGATTTAGGATATGATGATGCATCTTATTTTATCAGGTTTTTTAAAAAACATATGGGGTGTTCACCCAAAGTGTTTAGACATAATTTTAGATAA
- a CDS encoding NAD(P)-dependent alcohol dehydrogenase: MKTIYYDRYGAPEVLYLKELEKPVLKDNEILLKIRASAITMGDCEMRSPKIPNVTWLIVRLFFGLRKPRKRILGSYLAGEIESVGKEVTSFSKGDRLFGISERFGAYAEYISLSDKAVLTALPSNMTYEEAAPVALGLDSLHFLKKAKINNKEEILINGAGGGIGTYAIQLAKYFGAQVTAVDSADKLEMLRSIGADKVIDYKAGDFSHDGTTYDVVFDVVGALSHTRSLRLLNKNGRYISAIPLLSRVLPNLWVSLTSKKKMMTGLTSPKIKDLEFLKELIEAGTLKTIIDKKYALEEVADAHRYIEQDLKKGNVVIALE, translated from the coding sequence AAAGACAATGAAATACTACTAAAAATTCGTGCTTCTGCAATAACAATGGGAGATTGTGAGATGCGTAGCCCGAAAATCCCCAACGTAACATGGCTGATAGTTCGATTGTTCTTTGGTCTTAGAAAACCGAGAAAGAGAATATTAGGAAGTTACCTGGCTGGTGAAATTGAATCTGTGGGAAAAGAGGTAACTTCATTCAGTAAAGGAGATCGACTTTTCGGGATTAGTGAGCGTTTTGGTGCGTATGCCGAATATATTAGTTTATCAGATAAAGCAGTACTAACAGCTTTACCTTCTAATATGACTTATGAAGAAGCCGCTCCTGTTGCTCTGGGGCTAGATTCATTGCATTTCCTAAAAAAGGCAAAAATTAATAATAAAGAAGAGATACTGATTAATGGTGCAGGTGGTGGCATCGGTACTTATGCAATACAATTGGCTAAGTATTTTGGGGCACAGGTAACTGCAGTAGACAGTGCAGACAAACTAGAAATGCTTCGCTCTATTGGAGCAGACAAAGTGATTGATTACAAAGCTGGGGATTTCTCCCATGATGGAACAACATATGATGTTGTTTTTGATGTAGTAGGCGCACTCTCACATACAAGATCTCTGCGATTACTAAATAAAAATGGAAGGTATATTTCTGCTATTCCGCTACTTTCGAGAGTACTCCCAAATTTGTGGGTGTCATTAACAAGCAAAAAGAAAATGATGACAGGATTAACAAGTCCTAAAATAAAAGATTTGGAGTTTCTTAAAGAATTAATTGAGGCTGGTACGCTAAAGACAATAATAGATAAGAAGTATGCATTAGAAGAAGTTGCTGATGCACATAGGTATATAGAACAAGATCTAAAAAAAGGAAATGTTGTGATAGCTCTGGAATAG
- a CDS encoding serine hydrolase domain-containing protein, with amino-acid sequence MKSYFTFILIAFLSIQSCISQDRKFTGYATAVVNGDEVLKVETFGLANTEKKKKYSKNTIQPVGSVSKTVIGVSLMIAKEKGLLDLDKDINEYLDFKIVNPHVDDSNIITLRHLATHTSGIIDNKNIYESAYAYELSPKISLKTYLYEHLNHNRKSVKKSFSKKKAGVQYEYSNIGAALAAYIIEKVSDKPFNEFTEEHIFKPLNMNNTAWFYKNIDSTQHSILYDEKDQAIRPYSCVTYPDGSLKTNIEDLSLYLIELIKGYNGNSTLLTKKSWVELYTKNFDERKNVQNISPREPNTGLFMAYFKSGKIGHTGSDLGVSAFMMFDPKTNIGQILMANEDLTSDNLERFKKIWNELGK; translated from the coding sequence ATGAAATCTTATTTTACTTTTATTTTGATTGCTTTTTTAAGCATCCAGAGTTGTATATCTCAAGATAGAAAATTTACGGGCTATGCTACAGCTGTAGTTAATGGGGATGAGGTTCTAAAAGTTGAAACATTTGGATTAGCTAATACAGAAAAAAAGAAGAAGTATTCAAAAAATACAATTCAACCCGTTGGATCGGTGAGTAAAACAGTTATCGGAGTTTCCTTAATGATCGCCAAAGAGAAAGGACTACTTGATTTGGATAAGGATATTAATGAATATCTGGACTTTAAAATTGTTAATCCGCATGTCGACGATTCGAACATTATTACATTGAGACACCTGGCAACCCATACCTCAGGAATCATAGATAATAAAAATATATACGAATCTGCATATGCCTATGAGCTTTCCCCAAAAATATCTTTAAAAACATACCTATATGAGCATCTTAATCATAATAGGAAGAGTGTAAAGAAAAGCTTCTCGAAAAAGAAAGCGGGAGTACAATATGAGTATTCGAATATTGGAGCGGCATTAGCGGCTTATATAATTGAAAAAGTTAGTGATAAACCTTTTAATGAGTTTACCGAAGAACATATATTCAAACCACTAAACATGAATAATACAGCTTGGTTTTATAAGAATATAGACAGTACACAACATAGTATACTATACGATGAAAAAGATCAGGCTATACGGCCTTATTCTTGTGTGACGTATCCCGACGGAAGCTTAAAAACAAACATAGAAGACTTATCTCTTTACTTAATTGAACTCATAAAAGGATATAATGGAAATAGTACATTACTTACTAAAAAGTCGTGGGTTGAGTTATATACTAAGAATTTTGATGAAAGGAAAAACGTTCAGAACATTAGCCCAAGAGAACCTAATACCGGACTTTTTATGGCGTATTTTAAATCTGGTAAAATAGGGCATACCGGTTCAGATCTAGGAGTATCTGCTTTTATGATGTTTGATCCCAAAACAAACATTGGACAGATTCTAATGGCAAACGAAGATCTAACTTCAGATAATTTAGAAAGATTTAAGAAAATCTGGAATGAATTAGGTAAATAA